ACCATATCCTCGGCAACCTGACGGATATCATATGCGCGGCCGGTCATATCCTCTAATGATGTTACCCCGTATTGCTCAATTCCACACGGAATGATTCCACTGAAGCCTTCATGTTGAATACCCGACGTTACATTAAATGCAAATCCATGACTCGTAATAAAGCCCTTACGATTACGGCACTTGTTAAACTTAATACCAATGGCAGCAATTTTCAGATCACCGATCCAGACACCGGTGTATTCTTCCTTGCGTCCCGCTTCGATCCCCTGATCTGCCAGATAGTCGATAATGACCTGCTCCAACGTACGCAGATAGGTATGCGGGTCCATGCCTTTGGCAATATCAAGCAGCAGAATCGGATACCCAACCAATTGCCCCGGACCGTGATATGTAATGTCCCCGCCACGATCAATTTGAAAAACGGCGATGCCGCGTTCCTTCAGCTCTTCCTCGCTCCACAGCAGATGCTCAGGATGGCGCTGTGAACCGATCGTATAGGTTGGCGGATGCTGAAGCAACAACAGCTGTTCGTCTAGCTCTCCTTGATCAATCTGCTGTACCAATTCCTTTTGTCTGTCCCATGCTGACGCATATTCCATCAAAGGAGTATAAGACACGTGAATGGACCTGCTCATGCTGAAACACTCCCTCCCCATCGTTACCCTCAATTACGGAATATGAAGAAAACATAAGCAAAAGGTCGACAAAACCGTATGGCTGTCAACCTTCTGCATATGCGTATTCCGCTACGTATTCACTTTATTTAATGTACCGCATTCGCTCATGCAATACAACTTTGAGCGTGTATCAGTACAGCTTGGTATCCATATTGTAGCCTTCGAGATTGTCTTTTACCCGTTGCAGGAAACGACCGCTAATGACGCCATCCAGAATCCGGTGATCCAGCGACATACACAGATTCACCATCGAACGGACACCGATCATATCGTTGATTACAACTGGACGTTTCACAATCGATTCAAAGGTCAGAATCGCTGCTTGCGGATAGTTGATGATCGGATATGACAGTACCGAACCGAAGGAGCCGGTATTGTTGACGGTAAATGTACCGCCCTGCATATCGTCCAGCTTTAGCTTGCCATCGCGGGTACGACGAGCCAGATCATCAATCTCGTGTGCGAGCCCGGCGATATTTTTCTGATCGGCGCGCTGGATCACTGGCGTCATCACCGAATCCTCCGTACCGACAGCCAGCGACACGTTAATATCGCGTTTCACGATAATCTTATCAACCGCCCAGACGGAGTTGACGATCGGATAATCCTTGATCGCGTTCACGACTGCTTTAATCAGAAACGGCAGATAGGTCAGGGTAATGCCTTCGCTACGCTTGAATTCATCCTTGAGCTTGTTGCGCAGCATAACCAGATTGGTCACATCGACCTCAATCATCGTCCACGCATGCGGGATTTCCGATACGCTTTGACGCATATTGCGGGCAATCGCATTACGCAGCGGAGTCACGTCGATCATATGCTCGCCGCGTCCCGGTGCAGAATCACTTTGCTCCAATTCGATCTTCGGAATGGCTGGCGTTTCGCTCAAATGAATACCGGAATTACGAACGGCATAATCAGTTGTCGACGGTGTTGATGCTGCAAAGGATGCAGATTGTGCAGAAGGTGCTGCCTGTTGTGGTGCAGCAGACGGTGCAGTTCCTGCTACGGCACTGCCATTTTCGACAGCCTTGAGCACATCGCGGCGAGTAACACGTCCGCCTGCGCCTGTGCCTTGAATCAACGACAAATCCAGCCCGTGCTGAGCAGCCAGCGTTTGTACTGCTG
The DNA window shown above is from Paenibacillus sp. JQZ6Y-1 and carries:
- the lipB gene encoding lipoyl(octanoyl) transferase LipB, producing MSRSIHVSYTPLMEYASAWDRQKELVQQIDQGELDEQLLLLQHPPTYTIGSQRHPEHLLWSEEELKERGIAVFQIDRGGDITYHGPGQLVGYPILLLDIAKGMDPHTYLRTLEQVIIDYLADQGIEAGRKEEYTGVWIGDLKIAAIGIKFNKCRNRKGFITSHGFAFNVTSGIQHEGFSGIIPCGIEQYGVTSLEDMTGRAYDIRQVAEDMVPHFVRHFGYEQPVWDSLYKNG
- a CDS encoding dihydrolipoamide acetyltransferase family protein; this translates as MPQQGKPTDIAMPQLAESLVSATIAKWLKQPGDPVDQYEPICEVITDKVNAEIPSIMEGTMGELLAAEGQEVAVGEIICRIHGEGEAPAAPPQATQPTVPAAPAAQPSTSAVASSAPAPQRTAAPAASGAMAGRYSPAVQTLAAQHGLDLSLIQGTGAGGRVTRRDVLKAVENGSAVAGTAPSAAPQQAAPSAQSASFAASTPSTTDYAVRNSGIHLSETPAIPKIELEQSDSAPGRGEHMIDVTPLRNAIARNMRQSVSEIPHAWTMIEVDVTNLVMLRNKLKDEFKRSEGITLTYLPFLIKAVVNAIKDYPIVNSVWAVDKIIVKRDINVSLAVGTEDSVMTPVIQRADQKNIAGLAHEIDDLARRTRDGKLKLDDMQGGTFTVNNTGSFGSVLSYPIINYPQAAILTFESIVKRPVVINDMIGVRSMVNLCMSLDHRILDGVISGRFLQRVKDNLEGYNMDTKLY